In Sphingobacterium thalpophilum, a genomic segment contains:
- a CDS encoding Crp/Fnr family transcriptional regulator, with amino-acid sequence MHKLLDLISPRIFKKEISFRRNEYIKMNGSIDSKIYFIKKGSIKISIFQEDHEQIIRFGYDGDLIVAMDSFIHGSYSDYAIQAIKKTDMLIAEKEDFMNFIYSTSENTNLYITILEQLVLQQLERERDLLLDSPKNRYERLIKRNPRLFQLIPNKHIANYLRMSPETLSRISKS; translated from the coding sequence ATGCATAAGCTGTTAGATCTCATATCACCTCGCATCTTTAAAAAAGAAATTTCTTTTAGGAGGAACGAATACATTAAAATGAATGGTTCGATTGATTCAAAGATTTATTTCATAAAAAAAGGCAGCATCAAAATCTCTATTTTTCAGGAAGATCATGAACAGATTATTCGCTTTGGATATGATGGAGATCTCATTGTAGCTATGGATTCTTTTATTCATGGTAGCTACTCGGATTATGCAATTCAGGCAATAAAGAAAACAGATATGCTAATCGCCGAGAAGGAAGATTTTATGAATTTTATCTATTCCACTTCAGAAAACACAAATTTATATATAACTATCTTGGAACAGTTGGTGTTACAGCAGCTTGAAAGAGAACGAGATCTATTGCTGGACTCCCCAAAAAACAGGTATGAAAGACTCATTAAACGAAATCCTAGATTATTTCAACTAATTCCTAATAAGCATATCGCCAATTATCTTAGAATGAGTCCCGAAACTTTATCAAGAATCAGTAAATCTTGA
- a CDS encoding DUF1266 domain-containing protein, with translation MFKFLRELLNTAKEGVHEAKDELTLKAEEEKRAGSLANDNNILLDIPYEEQFGNALGAAFRVIVFGDWFTVFGSTGDDGSYPIHLYQFGNYPKIDQYRSDFIKLLKRDFGIIDTDSCLELLSSYFTLLGIEKTGTALEGKNSKIDTAVWDISKVGVNAFVVAVASHITTSATDVGYLSKPVALDVLKKLSVYAKKHFSDWLLFSDQFMEGEDQVGLNSKIGKSYLKRYIGYLKEKKGSPWNNVAWWNGNHSV, from the coding sequence ATGTTTAAATTTTTAAGAGAATTATTGAATACGGCAAAGGAAGGTGTGCATGAAGCCAAAGATGAACTTACTTTGAAAGCCGAAGAGGAAAAAAGGGCGGGGAGTTTAGCAAATGATAACAATATACTTCTGGATATTCCTTATGAAGAACAGTTTGGTAATGCATTAGGAGCTGCATTTAGAGTCATTGTTTTTGGGGACTGGTTTACGGTATTCGGAAGTACGGGAGATGATGGAAGTTATCCGATTCACTTATATCAATTTGGAAATTATCCCAAAATTGATCAATATAGAAGTGATTTTATCAAATTGTTAAAAAGAGATTTTGGTATAATAGATACAGACAGCTGTCTTGAATTGTTGAGTTCATATTTTACATTACTTGGAATAGAAAAGACAGGGACCGCATTGGAAGGAAAAAACAGCAAGATCGATACAGCCGTTTGGGATATCTCCAAAGTTGGGGTAAATGCCTTTGTTGTTGCTGTAGCAAGTCATATTACGACATCCGCAACGGACGTTGGATATCTATCAAAACCTGTGGCATTAGATGTTCTCAAAAAGTTGTCAGTATATGCGAAAAAGCATTTTAGTGATTGGTTGCTATTTTCCGATCAATTTATGGAAGGAGAAGATCAGGTTGGGTTAAATAGTAAAATTGGGAAATCTTACTTGAAAAGGTATATTGGATATCTTAAAGAAAAGAAAGGAAGTCCCTGGAATAATGTCGCATGGTGGAATGGTAATCATTCCGTCTGA